The DNA segment TAATGTGTGATGCAGCAATGGCCGGTTGCGGAAATTAATCGTCGCCGGAGAACCGGTGATTACTACTATGGGCACTCTCTCCGCGAATGCGCCCGCCACACCGTTGAGCGCGCTTAACTCACCCACGCCATAGGTTGAAGAAAATGCGCCAATACCCCGAATACGTGCGTAGCCGTCAGCAGCATAGGCTGCATTGAGTTCATTGCAGGTACCGACATAGGCCAGGTCGCTTTTCAAAACCTGATTGAAAAATCCCAGCACAAAGTCGCCCGGCACACCAAACAGGTGATCCACGCCTATCTCTTTCAGTCGAAATATCAGGTAATCGGCAACGGTGATGTCTGAATTACTCATAGTGATGGCTCCTGATCTTGCTGCGTAAACAAAGTCAAATGGTTAATTCGTGAAAGATCAACTTGCGGCTTTGAACACCGCTAATGATTAAATGGCTGAATGGCTATTTGGATAGCCTACCTGCAAACTATGATTTGGTCGGTACGGCAAAGCACATTGATGGCTTGTTGCTCAATTACGTCGTGCATTTACACCTAAGTCCAGAACGTCAACCGTATCTTGTCATCTATACAGATATTGGAGGTTTTACCGAATGAAAATTGAACTAAAAAAGAAATCGGGGATGTCAAAATAATTTTCAAAAAATCTAATTCTGGGCAGATAAAGAAATTCATCTTCAATGTGCGACAACGCACCGACTCTAAGACGATTTTCCTAGAAACTTTAACCCAGCTTGCTTCTTGATGTCTTTAAACAGCCTGTTTGAATGTAAGCCAAATCCAATAAATAGAATTATATACACGAATATTTTAGGAGATATGTCATGGGTAAATATTTTATAGGTTGGCTGCTGGGCGTGCCGGTGATTGTTTTGGTCATTATTTATTTATTTTTCAATCATTAATCGCTCTGTCCACCTGCAGCCATTTAAAAGACTGTTAAGGTCGGCGTGCCATGTGTAATTAGCATGGTGTTGACATCATCAGATTTTGAAACCAACCGATCCTTTTTCTTTTTTATAAGGAATCCATTATGGAAGCAACAAACAATACCAACACTGTCGATGACACCGTTGACCGAATTAGATCAGGCGCTCACTCGGCCGTTGACAAAGTAGCCAATGCAACCTCTCAGGCAGCAGAAGTGCTGGGTCAAAAAGGCGAGCAATTGAAAAACGTGGAGCAGCAGTTTTTAGAAGATTGCCGCGGTTACATTGATAAAAATCCCGCCACTTCATTAGGTATAGCCGTCGGAGCCGGTTTTCTGTTAAGCCGGCTGTTGAGCGGGCGCTAGACCATGAACCTGGTTCCGAGAACAGGTTTTACCAAGCAACAGCGATTTAACGATGACATTTGTCGTTAGATCAAGTGGGTGGTCATTCGTTGAAACAAAAGAATAAAGCCTGCCATTCAATTATTTCGAAAAAGAAACACTCACTATTTAGGAGCTAAATATGTCAACACGCTTATTGTTAGTTACGTTCACTTTGACAGGCAGTTTAATAATGATGACGGGTACTGTTCGAGCCGAACAGAATAGCGCCATCTATCTTGCGGCCGACTCAACATTGGAAAA comes from the Methylomonas sp. LL1 genome and includes:
- a CDS encoding DUF883 family protein encodes the protein MEATNNTNTVDDTVDRIRSGAHSAVDKVANATSQAAEVLGQKGEQLKNVEQQFLEDCRGYIDKNPATSLGIAVGAGFLLSRLLSGR